The sequence TGTCTGCCCCTCTCCGCCCTATCAGGGACTTTATTCTCTCAACAACATTTTCTTCAGTAGCATCTATGACTTCCCTTGCAGCACCTACTTTCCGGGCATGTTCGATCCTGAATTGTTTAACATCGGTAGCTATCACATCTGATCCGAGCGCCTTCATAATCTGTTGGACATATATGCCGATTGGTCCACACCCTAGAACCACTGCGGTATCCCCTGGTTCAGGTTGAGCCCTCTGTACAGCGTGCATCGCCACTCCGCATGGTTCATACAAAGCTCCTTCATCATAGGAAGTGTCTTGTGGAAGTTTATAGGCTATGGTCTCAGGTATGACTGTGTATTCTGTAAATGCACCCTCCGGAACGTGAACTCCAAATATCTTCATATTCTCGCAAATATGCATCCTTCCAGTCCTACACATGTAGCATGTCTCACAGGGTATGTGTGTCTCACCAGCGACTTTGTCTCCAACCTTCACAAGGGATACGTTGCTTCCAACATCGACCACATCTCCGCAGAATTCGTGACCTACAACTTTTGGCAATGTTGCATTCCACTTCAATGCTTGAGCATCCCACTTGTACAGGTGGATATCTGAACCGCAGATGGCGGCTGCCCTCACCTTCACTAAGACATCTCTTGGACCAACCTTAGGCTTCGCTATATCCATCACCTTGATGCCAGGTTTGGGTTCAACCTTCATGACTGCTTTCATACCTACTCCTCCGAGTAAATTACACTATTCAACTATTATAAAGATGTGCCTTTCAGGAATAGTTGCAGTAAAAGAGATTGAGCCAGTTTTTGCGACTCTCAACAGTGTGAATAACCTATATGTGTTTTCATTCAGGGGGTTTCTTTGCCTTGACCATTTGAACAGCAAGCCTGATAGCCTCCTCTAGGCTTGTAGGATCACCTGTTCCAAGCCTCAATCCAGCCCTCCTGTAAGCTGTTCCATGGTCAACTGAAGTTCTTATTATCGGT comes from Candidatus Bathyarchaeota archaeon and encodes:
- a CDS encoding alcohol dehydrogenase catalytic domain-containing protein, with product MKAVMKVEPKPGIKVMDIAKPKVGPRDVLVKVRAAAICGSDIHLYKWDAQALKWNATLPKVVGHEFCGDVVDVGSNVSLVKVGDKVAGETHIPCETCYMCRTGRMHICENMKIFGVHVPEGAFTEYTVIPETIAYKLPQDTSYDEGALYEPCGVAMHAVQRAQPEPGDTAVVLGCGPIGIYVQQIMKALGSDVIATDVKQFRIEHARKVGAAREVIDATEENVVERIKSLIGRRGADIVFEAAGSGETVTQSLDIVAKNGKVVLFGASPENPILDTTTYIVYKEIDVRGLTGRYMYSTWDRVQRLVTRRLIDLKTVITNKLPLEKAEEGFQLLLEGKASKIILNP
- a CDS encoding 4-hydroxythreonine-4-phosphate dehydrogenase PdxA — its product is PIIRTSVDHGTAYRRAGLRLGTGDPTSLEEAIRLAVQMVKAKKPPE